The proteins below come from a single Rhodohalobacter sp. SW132 genomic window:
- a CDS encoding C45 family autoproteolytic acyltransferase/hydolase produces the protein MLIKIKCIDEDKPGKKWAKVFNRTWPYYRAWYLQEGFTSRPGYLSCKNALDEYMPELSLMYDQICELAGGGDVTSRYLSMWNPPAFMSGCTQVAWTKNTPALIRNYDYNPKWFEGVMLKSNWLQPVMGVGDCNWGLLDGMNGSGLCASLNFGGRNVVGEGFGIPLVIRYLLETCENVEDAIRVLERIPVHMAYNVMLMDRNGEYATLFLGPDRKPGLITKQACTNHQEDIEWPEYARQTQTIERQKAAEEYLNDKKMDLDSICRKFLQPPLHQFDVKKSFGTLYSAAWFPETGEAKLFWKGKELNQKFEEFNEQQITVQITKQAESLIY, from the coding sequence ATGTTAATTAAGATCAAATGTATTGACGAAGATAAACCCGGCAAAAAGTGGGCGAAGGTGTTTAACAGAACCTGGCCCTATTACCGGGCATGGTATCTTCAGGAGGGATTTACCTCCAGGCCGGGATATCTGAGCTGCAAAAATGCGCTGGACGAGTATATGCCGGAATTGTCGCTGATGTACGATCAGATCTGTGAGCTTGCAGGTGGCGGCGACGTGACCTCCCGGTATCTCTCTATGTGGAATCCTCCCGCTTTTATGAGCGGCTGCACACAAGTAGCATGGACCAAAAACACGCCGGCGCTAATCCGAAATTACGACTACAACCCAAAATGGTTTGAAGGCGTGATGCTGAAAAGCAACTGGCTGCAGCCGGTGATGGGCGTCGGTGATTGCAACTGGGGTCTGCTGGATGGAATGAACGGCAGCGGACTGTGCGCATCATTGAACTTTGGCGGGCGAAATGTAGTCGGTGAGGGTTTTGGTATTCCGCTGGTGATTCGCTACCTGCTCGAAACTTGTGAAAATGTTGAAGACGCAATAAGAGTATTGGAACGAATCCCGGTTCATATGGCCTATAATGTTATGCTTATGGACCGTAATGGTGAATATGCAACTCTTTTCCTGGGTCCCGACCGTAAACCAGGCCTGATCACAAAGCAGGCGTGCACCAATCACCAGGAAGATATTGAGTGGCCCGAATATGCCAGGCAAACCCAAACCATTGAACGGCAAAAGGCTGCGGAAGAGTATTTGAATGATAAAAAGATGGACCTGGACTCCATTTGCAGAAAGTTTTTACAGCCGCCACTGCACCAGTTTGATGTTAAAAAATCGTTCGGTACGTTATACAGTGCAGCCTGGTTTCCTGAGACTGGCGAAGCGAAACTGTTTTGGAAAGGAAAAGAGCTCAATCAAAAATTTGAAGAGTTTAACGAACAGCAGATTACTGTTCAAATAACCAAACAGGCCGAATCTTTGATTTATTGA
- a CDS encoding NAD-dependent succinate-semialdehyde dehydrogenase, whose amino-acid sequence MEFKSTNPHNGKEIATYKEHTEKEVNAILEKSKVAFETWREVPIKERCKLLVNAAGVLRNNVDTYAETMTLEMGKPISEAKGEIEKCAWVCEFYAENAERFLADEIIKTDASESFVSHDPIGTVLAIMPWNFPYWQVFRFAAPTLAAGNTALLKHASNVFGCATHIEEILLEAGFPDGVFQNLFIHHDKSESIISNDIVKALTLTGSERAGKSVGALAGKYLKKSVLELGGSNAFIVLEDADMDQAVKTGIKARMMNSGQSCIAAKRFILVGDAYDKFLPAFIDGVKDIKKGEPTDDSTEIGPLARKDLADEVHKQVQKSVDQGAKIETGGNQENAFYEPTVLTGVKPGMPAFDEETFGPVAAIIRAEDEDEALELAANSQYGLGVSLFTSDIENARRHIGRAPDGAFFINELVKSDPRLPFGGTGKSGYGRELSREGIHEFVNKKTVYIKSNK is encoded by the coding sequence ATGGAATTCAAAAGCACCAATCCCCACAACGGCAAAGAAATAGCAACCTACAAAGAGCATACTGAAAAGGAAGTAAATGCGATTCTTGAGAAGTCGAAGGTAGCGTTTGAAACCTGGAGAGAAGTCCCGATTAAAGAGCGATGCAAGCTGCTGGTTAATGCCGCGGGCGTACTCAGAAACAATGTGGATACATATGCTGAAACCATGACCCTGGAAATGGGCAAACCGATCAGCGAGGCAAAAGGAGAGATAGAGAAATGTGCTTGGGTGTGCGAGTTTTATGCTGAAAACGCTGAACGTTTTTTGGCCGATGAGATTATTAAAACGGATGCTTCGGAGAGTTTTGTCAGTCACGATCCTATTGGAACCGTACTGGCTATAATGCCGTGGAATTTCCCTTACTGGCAGGTGTTCCGTTTCGCCGCGCCAACTCTTGCCGCAGGAAATACTGCTCTGCTGAAACATGCCTCTAACGTATTTGGATGCGCCACGCATATTGAAGAGATACTCCTGGAAGCCGGTTTTCCGGATGGCGTTTTTCAAAACCTGTTTATCCATCACGATAAATCAGAGAGCATTATTTCAAACGATATTGTAAAAGCGTTGACACTCACCGGAAGTGAGCGGGCCGGTAAATCAGTGGGTGCGCTTGCCGGGAAGTACCTGAAGAAATCAGTTCTGGAACTTGGCGGCAGCAACGCTTTTATCGTTCTGGAAGATGCAGATATGGATCAGGCCGTAAAAACCGGCATCAAAGCCCGGATGATGAACAGCGGACAGAGCTGCATCGCGGCTAAAAGATTCATCCTGGTGGGTGATGCGTACGACAAATTTCTGCCCGCTTTTATTGATGGCGTGAAGGATATCAAAAAAGGAGAACCGACAGATGATTCCACAGAAATCGGACCGCTTGCACGGAAAGACCTGGCGGATGAGGTTCATAAACAGGTTCAAAAGTCAGTTGACCAGGGAGCAAAAATTGAAACCGGCGGAAATCAGGAGAATGCTTTCTATGAGCCTACGGTACTGACCGGTGTAAAGCCGGGTATGCCGGCGTTTGATGAAGAAACCTTCGGCCCGGTCGCCGCTATTATCCGCGCCGAAGATGAGGATGAAGCATTGGAACTGGCGGCGAATTCCCAGTACGGCCTGGGGGTATCCCTCTTTACATCAGATATCGAAAACGCCCGCAGGCATATCGGAAGGGCACCTGACGGCGCATTTTTTATCAATGAACTGGTCAAATCCGATCCGCGACTGCCGTTCGGAGGCACCGGCAAATCGGGATATGGCCGGGAACTCTCCCGCGAAGGCATTCACGAGTTTGTGAATAAGAAGACGGTTTATATCAAATCAAACAAATAA